From Panthera uncia isolate 11264 chromosome X, Puncia_PCG_1.0, whole genome shotgun sequence, the proteins below share one genomic window:
- the TSPYL2 gene encoding testis-specific Y-encoded-like protein 2, with amino-acid sequence MDRQDEGPPAKARRLSSSEPAQHDQLPPPPPPPPPPPLLPPPPLLRLPLPPPEQRPRLQEETEAAQVLADMRGVGLGPALPPPPPYVILEEGGIRAYFTLGSGGPGWEPEMESGYGEAPPPTESLETYSPSEASGGSVEIDFQVVEPSGFAEENVLETCSAGHWAYQRLTGPGGKEEAIILVEDDDEDEKESVRKRRRRRKRKQRKVKKESKKNAEKIECILQALENIQLDLEAVNIKAGKAFLRLKRKFIQMRRPFLERRDLIIQHIPGFWVKAFLNHPKISILINRRDEDIFRYLTNLQVQDLRHISMGYKMKLYFQTNPYFTNMVIVKEFQRSRSGRLVSHSTPIRWHRGQEPQARRHRNQDTSHSFFSWFSNHSLPEADRIAEIIKNDLWVNPLRYYMMGEGGYRANRKKQEKEESKNRDKCEVVIMEDSDDYHIMEDIISETSDSDDITDNETIHDIKISDFMETTDCFETTDNEITDISESLCDSESPDHNESPDNETTDNNESPDDHETTDNNESSDDNETTDNNESADDNSENPDDENPDDNSENPEDNTDDNEENPDDNEENTDDNNKNPDGDENPNSAENPKGGNHGSSSDNQDSSDSDNEGDNEGSDDEDNDGNEGDNEGSDDDGNEGDNEGSDDDDRDIEDYRNDSDDPDKDQDNSNNQDDYEAEVENISEEGSSVEEEEDEGSEEDSEQEGEESDDEEVSEEEEEEEEEGIEDDFEGGEDSEDSDMEEVLQVQNVWANPGKRGKTG; translated from the exons ATGGACCGCCAGGATGAGGGGCCTCCGGCCAAGGCCCGCCGCCTGAGCAGCTCCGAGCCCGCTCAGCACGACCAGCTGCCACCGCCTCCGCCGCCTCCGCCTCCCCCGCCACTCCTGCCTCCCCCGCCGCTCCTGCGACTGCCCCTGCCTCCACCCGAGCAGCGCCCGAGGCTCCAGGAGGAAACCGAGGCGGCACAGGTGCTGGCTGACAtgaggggggtggggctgggccccGCTCTGCCTCCGCCGCCGCCCTATGTCATTCTGGAGGAGGGGGGGATCCGCGCGTACTTCACCCTGGGTTCTGGGGGTCCCGGCTGGGAGCCTGAGATGGAGTCAGGGTATGGGGAGGCGCCCCCTCCCACGGAGAGCCTAGAAACATACTCTCCTTCGGAGGCTTCTGGGGGAAGTGTGGAGATTGACTTTCAGGTTGTGGAGCCCAGCGGTTTTGCTGAAGAGAATGTCCTAGAAACCTGTAGCGCAGGGCACTGGGCGTACCAGAGGTTAACCGGTccaggggggaaggaagaggctATCATCCTAGTGGAAGATGACGATGAGGATGAAAAGGAAAGCGTGAGGaagcggaggaggaggaggaagaggaagcagaggaaggtgaagaaggaaagcaagaagAACGCCGAGAAGATAGAATGCATTCTGCAGGCACTGGAAAACATTCAACTGGACCTGGAGGCGGTGAACATCAAGGCAGGCAAGGCCTTCCTCCGTCTGAAGCGCAAGTTCATCCAGATGCGAAGACCCTTCCTGGAGCGCAGGGACCTCATCATCCAGCATATCCCAGGCTTCTGGGTCAAAGCA TTCCTCAACCACCCCAAAATTTCAATCTTGATCAACCGACGTGATGAAGACATTTTCCGCTACTTGACCAATCTGCAG GTACAGGATCTCAGACATATCTCCATGGGCTACAAGATGAAGCTGTATTTCCAGACAAACCCCTATTTCACAAACATGGTGATTGTCAAGGAGTTCCAGCGCAGCCGCTCTG GCCGGCTGGTGTCTCACTCAACTCCAATCCGCTGGCACCGGGGCCAGGAGCCCCAGGCCCGCAGGCACAGGAACCAGGACACCAGCCACAGCTTCTTCAGCTGGTTCTCAAACCACAGCCTCCCAGAGGCTGACAGGATTGCTGAG ATTATCAAAAATGACCTGTGGGTCAACCCTCTGCGCTACTACATGATGGGAGAAGGAGGCTACAGGGCAAacagaaagaagcaagaaaaggaagaaag TAAAAACAgggacaagtgtgaggtggtgaTTATGGAAGACTCTGACGACTATCACATAATGGAAGACATTATCAGCGAGACTTCAGACAGTGATGACATCACCGACAATGAGACCATTCATGACATCAAGATCTCTGACTTCATGGAGACCACCGACTGCTTTGAGACCACTGACAATGAGATAACCGACATTAGTGAGAGCCTCTGTGACAGTGAGAGCCCTGACCACAATGAGAGCCCTGACAATGAGACCACTGACAACAATGAGAGCCCCGATGACCACGAGACCACTGATAATAATGAGAGCTCTGATGACAACGAGACCACTGACAACAACGAAAGTGCCGATGACAACAGTGAGAACCCTGACGACGAGAACCCTGACGACAACAGTGAGAACCCTGAAGACAACACTGATGACAACGAAGAGAACCCTGATGACAATGAAGAAAATACTGATGACAACAATAAGAATCCTGATGGTGATGAGAACCCTAATAGTGCCGAGAATCCCAAAGGTGGCAACCATGGCAGCAGCAGTGATAACCAGGACAGCAGTGACAGTGACAATGAAGGAGACAATGAGGGCAGTGATGATGAAGATAATGATGGCAATGAAGGTGACAATGAAGGCAGCGATGATGATGGCAATGAAGGTGACAATGAAGGCAGTGATGATGACGACAGAGACATCGAAGATTACAGGAATGATAGTGATGACCCTGACAAGGATCAGGATAACAGCAACAACCAGGATGACTATGAGGCCGAAGTGGAGAACATCTCTGAAGAAGGATCCTCAgtggaggaagaagaagatgAGGGCAGTGAGGAAG ACAGTGAGCAAGAAGGTGAGGAGAGTGACGATGAGGAAGTaagcgaggaggaggaggaagaggaggaagaagggatcGAAGACGACTTCGAAGGAGGGGAAGACTCTGAAGACTCCGACATGGAGGAGGTGCTTCAGGTCCAAAATGTTTGGGCCAACCCGGGGAAGAGGGGCAAAACTGGATAA
- the GPR173 gene encoding probable G-protein coupled receptor 173: MANATGEPQEVSGALSPPSASAYVKLVLLGLIMCVSLAGNAILSLLVLKERALHKAPYYFLLDLCLADGIRSAVCFPFVLASVRHGSSWTFSALSCKIVAFMAVLFCFHAAFMLFCISVTRYMAIAHHRFYAKRMTLWTCAAVICMAWTLSVAMAFPPVFDVGTYKFIREEDQCIFEHRYFKANDTLGFMLMLAVLMAATHAVYGKLLLFEYRHRKMKPVQMVPAISQNWTFHGPGATGQAAANWIAGFGRGPMPPTLLGIRQNGHAASRRLLGMDEVKGEKQLGRMFYAITLLFLLLWSPYIVACYWRVFVKACAVPHRYLATAVWMSFAQAAVNPIVCFLLNKDLKKCLRTHAPCWGTGGAPAPREPYCVM; the protein is encoded by the coding sequence ATGGCCAACGCTACTGGAGAACCCCAAGAGGTGAGCGGCGCACTATCCCCGCCATCAGCATCAGCTTATGTGAAGCTGGTGCTGTTGGGACTGATCATGTGCGTAAGCCTGGCGGGCAATGCCATCTTGTCCCTGCTGGTGCTCAAGGAGCGTGCCCTGCACAAGGCTCCTTATTACTTTCTGCTGGACCTGTGCCTGGCCGACGGCATACGCTCTGCCGTCTGCTTCCCCTTTGTGCTGGCTTCTGTGCGCCACGGCTCCTCATGGACCTTCAGTGCTCTCAGCTGCAAGATTGTGGCCTTTATGGCTGTGCTCTTTTGCTTCCATGCGGCCTTCATGCTGTTCTGCATCAGTGTCACCCGCTACATGGCCATCGCCCACCATCGCTTCTACGCCAAGCGCATGACACTCTGGACATGCGCAGCTGTCATCTGCATGGCCTGGACCCTGTCTGTGGCCATGGCCTTCCCACCTGTCTTTGATGTGGGCACCTACAAGTTTATCCGTGAGGAGGACCAGTGCATCTTTGAGCATCGCTACTTCAAGGCCAATGACACGCTGGGCTTCATGCTTATGTTGGCTGTGCTCATGGCAGCCACACATGCTGTCTATGGCAAGCTGCTCCTCTTCGAGTATCGTCACCGCAAGATGAAGCCAGTGCAGATGGTGCCAGCCATTAGCCAGAACTGGACATTCCATGGTCCTGGGGCCACCGGCCAGGCTGCTGCCAACTGGATCGCTGGGTTTGGCCGTGGGCCCATGCCACCAACCCTGCTGGGTATCAGGCAGAATGGGCACGCAGCCAGCCGGCGGCTGCTGGGCATGGACGAGGTCAAGGGTGAAAAGCAGCTGGGCCGTATGTTCTACGCGATCACACTGCTCTTCTTGCTCCTCTGGTCACCCTACATTGTGGCCTGCTACTGGCGAGTGTTTGTGAAAGCCTGTGCCGTGCCCCACCGTTACCTGGCCACCGCTGTTTGGATGAGCTTCGCCCAGGCTGCCGTCAACCCGATCGTCTGCTTCTTGCTCAACAAGGACCTCAAGAAGTGCCTGAGGACTCACGCCCCCTGCTGGGGCACAGGAGGTGCCCCGGCTCCCAGAGAACCCTACTGTGTCATGTGA